One Gadus chalcogrammus isolate NIFS_2021 chromosome 4, NIFS_Gcha_1.0, whole genome shotgun sequence DNA segment encodes these proteins:
- the LOC130381769 gene encoding OX-2 membrane glycoprotein-like has product MWFLSSVYNIRERESFNVRHFDDWFRSREAVISSDEPTILNGPAVKNPVNRPYKTALMLKAAYLIIVSVLTAGVQALHPAGVLTVDFGQDAELNWLLPGSDAVAQVNVQKRLKTNNASPEYIGSYSKRHGLVISDLFQGRVEWGLPSTSAPAITIKNVTWSDEACYICTFNVYTTGSQIQKTCLSVQGISNITMDVKQTKPRELVVSCAATGKPAPNISWDTAGIGNATETPSLRVENTDNTVTVSSELTLVLPASADSVGCLVDGGSSGPRREQILLPLLNRGGDKEVENGSQRSAGTIPGIILSLCSMIAIAIVALMVWKGKKRIPFKQQIMSSSMLNLCLCGKKSAGHMKEEMEFKGGTEIV; this is encoded by the exons ATGTGGTTCTTGTCTTCTGTTTATAACATCCGAGAACGCGAGTCATTCAATGTGCGTCATTTTGATGACTGGTTTCGCTCTCGGGAGGCGGTAATTTCCAGCGATGAACCAACCATATTAAATGGTCCAGCGGTGAAAAACCCAGTGAACAGACCCTACAAGACTGCATTGATGTTGAAAGCAGCGTACCTAATCATCGTGTCCGTGCTTACGG CCGGCGTCCAGGCACTGCACCCTGCGGGGGTTTTAACGGTGGACTTCGGGCAGGACGCAGAGCTCAACTGGCTGCTGCCGGGGTCTGATGCCGTCGCACAGGTCAACGTGCAGAAGAGACTGAAGACCAACAACGCTTCTCCTGAGTACATAGGGAGCTACAGCAAGCGGCATGGACTGGTGATATCTGACTTGTTCCAGGGCAGAGTCGAGTGGGGTCTTCCGTCCACCTCCGCCCCGGCCATCACCATAAAGAACGTGACATGGAGCGACGAGGCGTGTTACATATGTACCTTTAATGTCTACACTACTGGCTCCCAAATCCAGAAAACCTGTCTCAGTGTTCAAG GTATTTCAAACATAACGATGGATGTGAAACAAACCAAGCCCAGAGAACTGGTGGTCAGCTGTGCCGCTACGGGGAAACCAGCGCCAAACATCAGCTGGGACACCGCCGGGATCGGTAACGCCACAGAAACCCCCAGTCTCCGGGTAGAGAACACTGACAACACGGTCACCGTCAGCAGTGAGCTTACCCTGGTGCTGCCCGCCTCGGCGGACTCGGTGGGCTGTCTGGTCGACGGTGGCTCCAGCGGGCCGAGGCGGGAGCAGATCTTACTCCCCCTTTtaaacagaggaggagacaaggaggtggagaatg GAAGTCAAAGATCTGCTGGCACGATACCTGGCATCATATTATCTTTATGCAGCATGATTGCTATCGCCATTGTGGCTCTAATGGTCTGGAAAGGAAAGAAG AGGATACCTTTCAAACAACAGATTATGTCTTCATCTATGTTAAACTTGT GTTTATGTGGAAAGAAGTCGGCCGGTCATATGAAAGAAGAAATGGAATTTAAAGGAGGGACAGAAATAGTGTAA